The following are encoded together in the Bacillus sp. V2I10 genome:
- a CDS encoding metalloregulator ArsR/SmtB family transcription factor, with translation MQLNKLVTFHKVMGDATRIRILALLSKGPKNGQALAGILGLTPPTITHHLTKLREISLISEKRVKNTIYFQVNEKLLQQLSLGMMEIVTGKGELEMDQEKTAEHTKILGNYLTKDGKLKTIPPQRKRRLIVLYHLAKGFEAGKKYPEKEINDYIKRFHEDFATLRREFIVNHIMYREDGIYELNPKELWAKFE, from the coding sequence ATGCAACTGAACAAACTTGTCACTTTTCACAAAGTCATGGGAGATGCGACCAGGATCCGCATTCTTGCCCTTTTATCCAAGGGTCCTAAAAATGGTCAGGCACTTGCTGGTATTCTTGGGCTGACACCGCCGACCATAACACATCATTTAACGAAACTGAGGGAAATAAGCCTTATATCTGAAAAAAGGGTCAAGAACACCATTTATTTTCAAGTGAATGAAAAACTTCTGCAGCAGCTGTCACTAGGCATGATGGAAATCGTAACGGGCAAAGGGGAACTTGAAATGGATCAGGAAAAAACAGCCGAGCATACAAAAATACTTGGAAATTACTTAACGAAGGATGGCAAGCTGAAAACCATTCCGCCTCAGCGAAAAAGAAGGCTTATTGTTCTATATCATCTGGCAAAAGGTTTTGAAGCAGGCAAAAAATATCCTGAAAAAGAGATCAACGATTACATTAAAAGATTTCATGAAGATTTTGCAACACTTCGAAGGGAATTTATCGTCAATCACATCATGTACCGGGAAGATGGAATTTATGAACTTAATCCTAAAGAATTATGGGCGAAGTTTGAATAG
- the kynA gene encoding tryptophan 2,3-dioxygenase produces MKDPKDEKGIHTDFIHRMTYGEYLHLGPLLSSQNRLSGHHDEMLFIIIHQVSELWMKLILHELNASIEAIEKGELSMAFKMLARVSKIQSQIIEAWDVLSTLTPSEYVQFRDKLGQASGFQSYQYRMIEFALGYKTTHVLEIYKKDPDLHCKLTEALHKPSIYDVSIKALSAAGLSISDETLNRDVTVTYKGDPAVESAWLEVYRSPEAYWDLYELAEKLIDIEDWLQQWRFRHMKTVERIIGFKKGTGGSSGVTYLKKVLDHRFFPELWDIRTKL; encoded by the coding sequence ATGAAAGATCCAAAAGACGAAAAGGGGATTCACACCGATTTTATCCATCGGATGACATATGGGGAGTATCTTCATTTAGGGCCGCTGCTGAGCAGCCAGAACCGGTTATCCGGCCATCATGATGAAATGCTGTTTATTATCATCCATCAAGTAAGTGAGCTGTGGATGAAGCTGATCCTTCATGAATTGAACGCAAGCATCGAAGCCATTGAAAAAGGGGAATTGTCTATGGCTTTTAAAATGCTTGCGCGCGTATCAAAAATTCAATCCCAAATCATTGAAGCCTGGGACGTTCTTTCAACTTTAACACCATCTGAATACGTCCAGTTCCGCGACAAGCTTGGACAGGCATCAGGCTTCCAGTCTTATCAATACCGGATGATTGAATTTGCATTGGGGTACAAAACCACACATGTCCTGGAAATTTATAAAAAAGATCCAGACCTGCACTGCAAGCTGACTGAAGCTCTCCATAAACCAAGCATCTATGACGTTTCCATAAAAGCACTTTCAGCAGCAGGCCTGTCTATTTCTGATGAAACACTGAACAGGGATGTAACCGTAACTTACAAAGGTGATCCTGCGGTTGAGTCTGCCTGGCTTGAGGTGTACCGCAGCCCAGAGGCGTACTGGGACTTATACGAACTTGCTGAAAAACTGATTGATATCGAAGACTGGCTGCAGCAATGGCGCTTCAGGCATATGAAAACAGTAGAACGCATTATTGGCTTCAAAAAAGGAACAGGCGGATCTTCCGGAGTCACCTATTTAAAGAAAGTCCTTGACCACCGATTCTTTCCGGAGCTTTGGGATATACGGACGAAGCTGTAA
- a CDS encoding methylated-DNA--[protein]-cysteine S-methyltransferase: MHSYTAVDTPIGKVIISADDHFITRLFLTEEQFEDYVLNHPMQQADDHLLLKNAKKQLTDYFEGKRTSFQLPFNQAGTAFQEQVWSALSEIPYGESRTYLDIAVKIGKPKAVRAVGQANKKNSLPIFIPCHRVIGAKGMLTGYAGTKTDLKAVLLDLEKISYQE; this comes from the coding sequence ATGCACTCATATACAGCAGTTGACACACCTATTGGCAAGGTGATCATTTCTGCAGATGATCACTTCATTACAAGGCTGTTTCTCACAGAGGAACAATTCGAAGATTATGTGCTGAATCACCCGATGCAGCAAGCAGATGATCATCTTTTATTAAAGAATGCAAAAAAACAATTAACGGACTATTTCGAAGGCAAAAGAACTTCTTTTCAGCTGCCTTTCAATCAGGCAGGAACAGCTTTTCAAGAACAGGTGTGGTCTGCACTTTCAGAGATTCCTTATGGAGAGTCCCGTACGTACCTCGATATCGCCGTCAAAATCGGCAAACCAAAAGCAGTCCGTGCAGTCGGACAGGCAAATAAGAAAAATTCGCTGCCAATTTTCATCCCATGTCACCGCGTGATTGGAGCTAAAGGAATGCTGACAGGCTATGCAGGCACAAAAACAGATCTAAAGGCAGTCCTTCTTGATCTTGAAAAAATTTCTTACCAAGAATAA
- a CDS encoding PAS domain-containing sensor histidine kinase — protein MSQVINKCEITSLQERIRLLEMENKRLLENSRQHEIVFESAMEAIIIIDETFHFIDCNKSACHLFQLTKKEMQKRKMCDFLSLVPHQQLHKQVEELRDHDQTSDELIIKLDNGQVKFIEISIQKNALGTKHLALMRDISSNKMLERERTINEQLFKDLFHRAVDGIVIFDGSGQFIDANGSFCSNFEIDKSKLSSFKLDDFIEGENQFKLDKLWSILNEGGRAKGEMPVLLQSGRKKVFEFTSTSNVLSGFNMAIMRDITDKRNMEMKLFKSEERFREIFENAIDAIIIWNNDGRIISANQSACRTFELSMGNLISSSIYDFIDLSDLKFRAVKKEYLRKGAIREELLFYMPNGQCKQLEFTSKMDVTDGHHLTILRNVSDRKRMEKELRESEQKFRKIFNGAMDGIVLIDDSYTIIDANPTASHILEIPLDQIHKYNLHELISYEKIEGNSMYFLDETTEEIPFKLQNNKEKILEFSLKRNIIENMNLAIFRDITEKKELEERLRKSDTLSVVGELAAGIAHEIRNPMTALKGFIQLLEANVKEDFSMYFNVITSELSRIESIITEFLILAKPQAISYQEKDVVTIMKETIELLNAQAILVNVQIQLNHNGSVPLVYCEPNQLKQVFINILKNAIEVMPSGGTIQVDIMMKNEKELKISIIDEGSGIPEDKIKRLGEPFYTTKDRGTGLGLMVSYKIIEEHCGKVKVESKVGNGTAFHITLPIKQNM, from the coding sequence ATGAGCCAAGTTATTAATAAATGTGAAATAACATCTTTGCAGGAGCGGATCAGGTTGCTGGAAATGGAAAACAAACGCCTTCTGGAAAACAGCCGTCAACATGAAATAGTCTTTGAAAGCGCAATGGAAGCAATCATCATTATTGATGAGACATTTCATTTTATAGATTGCAACAAATCAGCCTGTCATCTTTTTCAGTTGACAAAAAAAGAAATGCAGAAGCGGAAAATGTGTGATTTTTTATCTCTTGTTCCTCATCAGCAGCTCCATAAACAAGTGGAAGAACTGAGGGATCATGATCAGACATCAGATGAACTGATTATCAAGCTCGACAATGGACAAGTGAAATTCATCGAAATTTCCATTCAGAAAAACGCACTCGGAACAAAGCATTTAGCATTAATGCGCGATATTTCCTCAAACAAAATGCTTGAGCGGGAACGAACGATTAATGAGCAGCTCTTTAAAGATCTTTTTCACAGGGCTGTTGACGGAATCGTCATTTTTGATGGCAGCGGCCAGTTTATTGATGCCAACGGATCATTTTGTTCAAACTTTGAAATCGATAAAAGCAAGCTGAGTTCGTTTAAGCTGGATGATTTTATTGAGGGGGAAAATCAATTTAAACTCGATAAGCTATGGTCGATCCTTAATGAAGGCGGCCGGGCTAAAGGGGAAATGCCTGTTCTCCTTCAGTCGGGAAGAAAAAAAGTATTTGAATTCACCTCAACATCAAATGTGCTGAGCGGATTCAATATGGCGATTATGAGAGATATTACCGATAAACGGAATATGGAAATGAAGCTCTTTAAAAGTGAGGAACGCTTCAGGGAGATTTTTGAGAATGCAATCGATGCCATTATCATCTGGAACAATGACGGCAGAATCATCAGTGCCAATCAGTCAGCCTGCCGAACTTTTGAATTGTCCATGGGGAATTTAATCAGCAGCAGTATTTATGACTTTATAGACTTAAGCGATCTGAAGTTCAGAGCTGTAAAAAAAGAATATTTACGAAAAGGCGCCATCCGGGAGGAATTATTGTTTTACATGCCAAACGGCCAATGCAAACAGCTTGAATTCACATCAAAAATGGACGTGACAGATGGACATCATTTAACTATTCTGAGGAATGTAAGCGACCGTAAACGCATGGAAAAAGAGCTTCGCGAAAGCGAGCAGAAGTTCAGGAAGATTTTTAACGGGGCAATGGACGGCATTGTGCTGATTGATGACAGCTACACGATTATCGATGCGAATCCGACGGCAAGCCATATCCTTGAAATTCCGCTTGACCAAATTCACAAATATAACCTGCACGAGCTGATTTCTTACGAAAAAATAGAAGGGAATTCGATGTATTTTCTTGATGAAACGACAGAAGAAATCCCGTTTAAGCTTCAAAATAATAAAGAAAAAATCCTGGAGTTTTCATTAAAGCGGAATATTATTGAAAACATGAACCTGGCTATCTTCCGCGATATCACGGAAAAAAAAGAACTGGAAGAACGTTTGCGCAAATCAGACACACTGAGTGTAGTCGGGGAGCTCGCAGCGGGCATTGCGCATGAAATCCGCAATCCAATGACTGCTCTAAAGGGTTTTATTCAGCTCCTTGAAGCGAATGTCAAAGAAGATTTCTCAATGTACTTCAATGTCATTACATCTGAACTGAGCAGAATTGAATCTATTATTACTGAATTCCTGATTCTGGCCAAGCCCCAGGCGATTTCCTATCAGGAAAAAGATGTGGTCACCATCATGAAGGAAACGATTGAGCTCCTTAATGCACAGGCCATCCTGGTAAATGTCCAGATTCAATTGAACCATAATGGTTCTGTTCCGCTTGTTTATTGTGAGCCAAACCAGCTAAAACAAGTATTTATTAATATTTTGAAAAATGCGATTGAAGTCATGCCAAGCGGAGGCACCATTCAAGTAGATATCATGATGAAAAATGAAAAAGAACTTAAAATCTCTATTATCGATGAAGGATCCGGCATTCCTGAAGATAAAATCAAGAGGCTTGGGGAACCGTTCTATACTACAAAAGACAGAGGGACTGGGCTTGGTTTAATGGTCAGCTATAAAATTATTGAAGAGCACTGCGGCAAAGTGAAGGTTGAAAGCAAAGTTGGAAATGGGACGGCGTTTCATATCACGCTGCCTATCAAACAAAACATGTGA
- a CDS encoding acyltransferase family protein, with amino-acid sequence MKNRESYFDNAKFILIILVVFGHVIRSFIDDNEFMLNVYKFVYTFHMPAFILISGFFAKGYNKKGYVQKIFKKLIIPYLIFQGIYSVYYFLVESGNTLAVDPLDPHWSLWFLMSLFFWNLFLFAYTKLDKRLAMLIAIGLGIAIGYIDSASNYLSISRTFVFFPLFLAGFYLNKSHFRKLTAARVRLASIALLLVTFIVYFYLDFDYEWLFGSKPYSAFGDVDAANAFIRLGFYSLTFVLSFSFLSLIPKRNFFFTQWGTRTFYVYLLHGFIVRSFRNSEALEWLKDYQSITLIILLSILLTFILSTNFVKTVTQPIIELKATNLRKYFKNREEKVQYP; translated from the coding sequence ATGAAAAATCGTGAAAGCTACTTCGATAATGCGAAGTTTATTCTGATCATACTTGTAGTGTTTGGTCATGTCATTCGCTCGTTTATCGATGATAATGAATTTATGCTGAATGTATATAAATTTGTCTATACTTTTCATATGCCGGCCTTTATCTTAATTTCTGGTTTTTTTGCCAAAGGATATAACAAAAAGGGCTATGTGCAGAAAATCTTTAAAAAGCTGATCATTCCTTATTTAATTTTCCAGGGAATTTATTCAGTGTATTACTTCTTAGTGGAATCGGGAAATACGCTTGCAGTTGACCCATTAGATCCTCATTGGTCATTGTGGTTCCTGATGAGTTTGTTCTTTTGGAATCTGTTCTTATTCGCCTATACAAAGCTCGATAAGAGACTTGCGATGCTGATTGCGATCGGTCTCGGCATAGCAATCGGCTATATTGACTCAGCAAGCAATTATTTAAGTATATCAAGAACATTTGTGTTCTTCCCGCTATTTTTAGCAGGATTCTACCTGAATAAGTCACATTTCAGGAAATTAACAGCCGCAAGGGTTCGTTTAGCATCTATTGCATTATTGCTTGTTACGTTTATTGTCTATTTCTATCTCGACTTTGATTACGAATGGCTGTTTGGCTCTAAGCCATATTCGGCTTTCGGTGATGTTGACGCCGCAAATGCATTCATTCGTTTAGGGTTTTACAGTTTGACGTTTGTTCTTTCTTTTAGCTTCCTGTCCCTGATACCGAAGAGAAACTTTTTCTTCACTCAGTGGGGAACAAGAACATTCTATGTCTATTTGCTGCACGGCTTCATTGTCAGATCGTTTAGAAATAGCGAAGCTCTCGAGTGGCTAAAGGATTATCAGAGCATCACGCTGATTATTCTCTTGTCGATTCTGTTAACGTTTATCTTATCAACAAACTTTGTCAAAACTGTGACCCAGCCGATCATTGAGCTGAAAGCAACAAACTTGAGGAAATACTTTAAGAACAGAGAAGAGAAGGTTCAATACCCCTAG
- a CDS encoding B12-binding domain-containing radical SAM protein, translating into MKVVLSTLNAKYIHTSLALRCLKAHAQPEFDVTLAEYTIKDPAMNVVTDLFRMQPDVVGFSCYIWNIEETIKIIKMMKKINPSLIILLGGPEVTYDTREWMEQIPEVDHIVIGEGEETFKQFLQELQAEKNFKNVSGIAYRENGGIIINPQRNKINLAELTSPFRFKEDIPHLSKRVTYIETSRGCPFSCQFCLSSIEVGVRYFDREKVKDDIRYLMKNGAKTIKFVDRTFNISRSYAMEMFQFLIDEHLPGTVFQFEITADIMRPEVIQFLNDNAPKGLFRFEIGVQSTNDATNDLVMRRQNFSKLTRTVTMVKEGGKIDQHLDLIAGLPEEDYTSFRKTFNDVFEMRPEEMQLGFLKMLRGTGLRLRAADHDYVYMDHSPYEILKNNVLPFEDIVKIKQVEDVLEKYWNDHRMDATIEYLIKDVFDTPFDFFQAFGTYWDEQGWVRIGHQLEDLFKRLFTFLSSHYKEQAAIAEGFMKFDYLSSQKHKPRKPWWDDMLSKTERSKLYQTILSNPGILGKEFEKKAFAEKDLYKHTVLDKVPFQLDTYLKTGELIMGESIVLVHYDPITLITTPYAVTERVLEDKVS; encoded by the coding sequence ATGAAAGTTGTACTGAGTACATTAAATGCAAAATATATCCATACAAGTCTTGCCCTCCGTTGTTTAAAAGCACATGCACAGCCTGAATTCGATGTGACGCTTGCTGAGTATACGATTAAAGATCCTGCGATGAATGTCGTAACAGATCTTTTCCGCATGCAGCCTGATGTCGTCGGTTTCAGCTGCTATATATGGAACATAGAAGAAACAATCAAGATTATTAAAATGATGAAAAAAATAAATCCATCGCTCATCATTCTTCTTGGCGGCCCGGAAGTAACGTACGATACAAGAGAATGGATGGAACAAATTCCAGAGGTTGACCATATCGTCATTGGTGAAGGAGAAGAAACGTTTAAACAGTTCCTTCAGGAGCTTCAGGCAGAAAAAAACTTCAAAAACGTGAGCGGAATTGCCTATAGAGAGAACGGCGGCATTATCATTAATCCGCAGCGAAATAAAATTAATCTTGCAGAACTGACTTCTCCTTTCCGTTTCAAAGAAGATATTCCTCACCTCTCAAAGCGCGTTACTTATATTGAAACGAGCAGAGGCTGTCCGTTCAGCTGTCAATTCTGTCTTTCATCGATAGAAGTAGGAGTCCGTTATTTTGATCGCGAAAAAGTAAAAGATGATATTCGCTACTTGATGAAAAACGGAGCTAAAACGATTAAATTTGTGGATCGCACGTTTAATATCAGCAGAAGCTACGCGATGGAAATGTTCCAATTTTTAATTGATGAGCACCTGCCCGGAACAGTGTTTCAGTTTGAAATTACCGCGGACATCATGCGTCCTGAGGTCATTCAATTTTTAAATGATAACGCACCTAAAGGCTTGTTCCGTTTTGAAATCGGTGTTCAGTCTACAAATGATGCGACAAATGATCTTGTTATGAGACGCCAGAATTTCAGCAAGCTGACACGTACGGTCACAATGGTGAAAGAAGGCGGAAAAATTGACCAGCATCTTGATTTAATTGCAGGTCTTCCCGAGGAAGATTATACTTCTTTCCGCAAGACCTTTAATGACGTCTTTGAAATGCGTCCTGAAGAAATGCAGCTTGGTTTCCTGAAAATGCTGAGGGGAACTGGTTTGCGCCTGCGAGCTGCCGATCATGATTACGTCTATATGGATCACTCTCCATATGAGATTTTGAAAAACAATGTGCTGCCGTTTGAGGACATTGTGAAGATTAAGCAGGTTGAGGATGTATTAGAGAAGTATTGGAACGACCATCGTATGGATGCAACGATTGAATATTTAATTAAAGATGTCTTTGATACACCGTTTGACTTCTTCCAGGCATTTGGAACGTATTGGGACGAACAGGGCTGGGTCCGCATCGGGCATCAGCTTGAAGACTTATTTAAACGCCTTTTCACCTTCCTGTCCTCTCATTATAAAGAGCAGGCAGCTATAGCAGAAGGCTTTATGAAGTTTGATTACCTGTCTTCTCAAAAGCATAAACCGCGCAAGCCATGGTGGGATGATATGCTGTCAAAAACAGAAAGAAGCAAGCTTTATCAAACCATTCTCTCTAATCCAGGTATACTTGGTAAAGAGTTTGAAAAGAAAGCATTTGCTGAAAAAGATTTATACAAGCACACTGTCCTTGATAAAGTGCCGTTCCAGCTGGATACCTACTTAAAAACAGGTGAGCTGATCATGGGAGAGAGCATTGTGCTTGTGCACTATGATCCAATTACGCTTATTACAACACCGTATGCAGTTACTGAGCGAGTGCTTGAAGATAAGGTAAGTTAA
- a CDS encoding DUF3905 domain-containing protein → MSKKDEYSLDETLPHQASAPSWKGTGISMQKPFINEHGIVIGDSFYDSKQSPLNQWSDEVDPDIMSGDQWVHPTNDIGWNSSENRELIESKKKPGGFPFTHPDKDAGYGQD, encoded by the coding sequence ATGAGCAAAAAAGATGAGTATTCATTAGATGAAACGCTTCCCCATCAGGCAAGCGCCCCATCGTGGAAAGGCACAGGTATCAGCATGCAAAAGCCATTCATAAATGAACATGGCATCGTAATTGGAGACAGTTTTTATGATTCCAAACAATCCCCCTTGAATCAGTGGAGTGATGAGGTCGATCCTGATATCATGTCGGGCGATCAATGGGTGCATCCTACAAATGACATCGGCTGGAATTCGAGTGAGAACCGTGAGCTGATTGAAAGCAAAAAAAAGCCCGGGGGCTTCCCATTTACGCATCCTGATAAAGATGCAGGATATGGACAGGATTAG
- a CDS encoding DUF2642 domain-containing protein: MDFKKGLNEQIELKISGGIYQRGILIDYEADLFVIYDGSRFIYIPMYHVHSIHFEKNSNDIVSNPENMPISEEMDSISFRKMLTHAKGLFTEITVLKNKSVYGYITNVLTDYIVFYSPVYKSMYISIQHIKSLIPYNNNETPYALAGGDLPVHHSNLPLARTFEEQVKKLTGKVVIFDLGEEEKKVGQLKSIKQNIVTVITARREEVYCNSRHIKTIHLS; encoded by the coding sequence ATGGATTTTAAAAAAGGATTAAATGAACAAATTGAATTAAAAATTTCAGGCGGAATTTATCAAAGGGGCATTTTAATTGACTATGAGGCGGATTTGTTTGTCATCTATGACGGAAGCCGTTTCATTTATATTCCGATGTACCACGTGCACAGCATTCATTTTGAAAAAAATTCAAATGATATAGTATCAAACCCTGAAAATATGCCAATTTCAGAAGAAATGGATTCCATTTCATTCAGAAAAATGCTTACTCATGCAAAAGGGCTATTCACAGAAATTACCGTTTTGAAAAACAAATCAGTTTATGGTTATATCACAAACGTACTCACAGATTACATTGTTTTTTATTCTCCGGTGTATAAATCGATGTATATCTCAATTCAGCATATCAAATCACTGATTCCCTATAACAATAATGAAACACCTTATGCACTAGCAGGAGGGGACCTCCCAGTTCATCACTCCAATCTCCCGCTTGCAAGAACGTTTGAAGAACAAGTTAAAAAACTGACAGGCAAGGTTGTCATCTTTGACCTTGGGGAAGAGGAAAAAAAGGTAGGGCAGCTGAAATCAATCAAACAAAATATTGTCACGGTCATCACAGCAAGAAGAGAAGAAGTGTACTGCAATTCACGCCATATCAAAACTATTCACTTATCTTGA
- a CDS encoding ArsB/NhaD family transporter — translation MLDFSFILMCVVFSITVILMLWRPFGINETVPTVTGAIIILLAGIVPLSDVAAIYNIISGAAITILSTIVMSIVLESVGFFRWIAYNLVNKSNGSGIKLFINVNLLCFLTTLFFNNDGSILITTPIIIHITSLLQLKRHQKIPYLISGAITATVSSAPIAVSNIANLIALKIVGLDLNSYVNMMFIPSMLGIIVITTLIFFYYRKDIPVKISSQKLYLSGNTSKYPRHPLAMPSSLTSHEVDWKMFRICIAIVIFVRGGFFLLTPIGVPMEGLAIGGAVALILVRWLKSRKGITDIVKRTPWHIFLFAFGMYVLVYGLHNIGLSHYLTMQLKDYVDGSLLGGTLVIGVLLTALSNVLNNLPAVMIGTLAIVDMGLDTHSLQVAYLAIVLGSDVGALLTPIGTLATLIWMFILKSNNIHISWKEYMKLTFFVIPVGLFVSLIALYLWNGFIL, via the coding sequence ATGCTTGATTTCTCTTTTATCTTAATGTGCGTCGTCTTTTCCATAACGGTCATTTTGATGCTGTGGAGGCCGTTTGGGATAAATGAAACTGTACCTACAGTTACTGGCGCCATTATTATTTTACTGGCAGGCATTGTTCCTCTGAGTGATGTTGCTGCCATTTATAACATCATCAGCGGAGCTGCCATTACCATATTGTCAACCATTGTTATGTCCATAGTTCTGGAAAGTGTCGGTTTTTTCAGGTGGATTGCCTACAACCTCGTCAATAAATCAAATGGATCCGGCATCAAGCTGTTTATCAATGTGAATCTTCTTTGTTTCTTAACAACACTTTTTTTCAATAATGACGGAAGCATACTCATCACTACCCCAATTATTATACACATTACTTCCCTCCTCCAGCTGAAGCGGCACCAGAAGATTCCATACCTTATTTCAGGAGCTATTACCGCAACCGTATCAAGTGCACCGATTGCAGTCAGCAATATTGCAAACTTAATTGCCCTTAAAATTGTAGGACTTGATTTAAACAGCTATGTCAATATGATGTTTATCCCGTCAATGCTCGGTATTATCGTAATTACCACATTGATTTTCTTCTACTACCGCAAGGATATTCCAGTGAAAATATCATCTCAAAAGCTTTATTTATCAGGCAATACAAGTAAATATCCAAGGCATCCGCTAGCTATGCCGTCCTCTCTTACATCTCATGAAGTGGACTGGAAGATGTTCAGAATCTGCATCGCCATCGTTATCTTCGTAAGAGGAGGTTTCTTCCTGTTAACACCCATTGGAGTGCCGATGGAAGGACTTGCTATTGGAGGAGCCGTCGCATTAATTCTGGTAAGATGGCTGAAAAGCAGAAAAGGAATCACGGATATTGTAAAGAGAACACCTTGGCACATTTTTCTTTTTGCATTCGGGATGTACGTGCTTGTATACGGACTTCACAACATTGGCTTATCTCACTATTTAACGATGCAGCTAAAAGACTATGTGGATGGTTCATTGCTTGGCGGCACACTTGTTATCGGCGTTTTATTGACCGCATTGTCAAATGTATTGAACAACCTGCCTGCTGTAATGATCGGAACACTGGCGATTGTGGATATGGGACTTGATACACATTCCCTTCAGGTAGCTTACTTGGCAATCGTGCTCGGAAGCGATGTCGGAGCACTGCTGACACCCATAGGAACTTTGGCTACACTAATTTGGATGTTTATCCTTAAAAGCAACAATATTCATATTTCATGGAAGGAATATATGAAGCTCACATTTTTCGTCATTCCAGTTGGATTGTTCGTAAGTCTGATCGCTTTGTATCTGTGGAATGGATTTATTCTTTAG